A section of the Elizabethkingia anophelis R26 genome encodes:
- the lon gene encoding endopeptidase La: protein MSDKEILEIEDFLEEGFNIIEEEIKDGIDKETEKNQKIFPLLAVRNIVLFPKVIMPITAGREKSIKLLQDAHKQGKLIAVVSQKNASEEEPTPSSLNTVGTLGKILKIINLPEGNITAIIKGVDRCKVKKILTEEPYFTTEITRLKDTEVKKDKQEFAALIDNIKDISLRIIEIDPNIPNAANFAVKNITGEVDLLNFICSNASFSTETKQDLLEIKDLYQRAARCYELLSEDLQKIELKNQIHQKTSRDLDKQQREYFLNQQIRTIQEELGGGPEGDADELREKAEKKNWNEDVEQHFQKELGRLLRQNPNSPDYNVQRNYLDFFTDLPWGTYSKDIFDLKKAQKVLDKAHFGLEDIKKRILEHMAVLKLKNDMKSPILCLAGPPGVGKTSLGKSIADALGRKYIRISLGGLHDESEIRGHRKTYIGAMAGRILQAIKKAGTSNPVIVLDEIDKIGTGVHGDPSSALLEVLDPEQNNSFYDNFLEYGYDLSKAMFIATANNLGAIQRPLLDRMEIIDISGYTLEEKTEIAKRHLISKQLKENGLTSDAIKLGNKEIAHIIEAHTSESGVRRLEKNIASVVRWVALQKAMEQEYDTKITVEKIDEILGVPRPKSLSETTNVPGVVTGLAWTSVGGDILFIESILSKGKGTTITMTGNLGNVMKESATIALEYIKAKYEELGMTEEQLTDKNIHIHVPEGATPKDGPSAGIAMLTSMVSSFTNKKVKSNLAMTGEITLRGKVLPVGGIKEKLLAATRAGIKDVILCEANRKDVEEIKKEYLKNLNIHYVNKMKEVIEIAL from the coding sequence ATGAGCGACAAAGAAATATTAGAAATCGAAGATTTTTTAGAAGAAGGTTTCAACATTATTGAAGAGGAAATAAAAGATGGTATAGATAAAGAAACCGAGAAAAACCAAAAAATCTTCCCATTACTTGCAGTTCGCAATATCGTTCTTTTCCCTAAAGTGATTATGCCTATTACTGCAGGAAGAGAAAAATCAATTAAACTACTGCAGGATGCACACAAGCAAGGCAAACTTATTGCAGTAGTCAGCCAGAAAAATGCTTCAGAAGAAGAACCTACACCTTCTTCTCTGAATACAGTCGGAACTCTTGGAAAGATTCTGAAAATCATCAACCTGCCGGAAGGAAATATTACTGCTATTATTAAAGGTGTGGACCGTTGTAAAGTAAAAAAAATACTGACCGAAGAGCCTTATTTTACTACAGAAATTACCCGGCTAAAAGATACAGAAGTTAAAAAGGATAAGCAGGAATTTGCTGCCTTAATAGATAACATTAAGGACATCTCGCTCCGCATTATCGAAATCGATCCTAATATCCCAAATGCCGCCAACTTTGCTGTAAAGAATATCACCGGAGAAGTAGATTTACTAAACTTTATCTGTTCAAATGCCAGTTTTTCTACCGAAACCAAACAGGATTTATTAGAAATCAAAGATCTCTATCAGCGCGCAGCCAGATGTTATGAATTATTATCTGAAGATTTACAGAAGATAGAGTTGAAAAATCAGATTCACCAGAAAACCAGTCGTGATCTGGATAAACAACAGCGTGAATATTTTCTGAATCAACAAATCAGAACCATTCAGGAAGAATTAGGTGGCGGACCAGAAGGCGATGCTGATGAACTTCGTGAAAAAGCAGAAAAGAAAAATTGGAATGAAGATGTTGAACAGCATTTCCAGAAAGAGTTAGGAAGATTATTAAGACAAAATCCTAATTCACCTGACTACAATGTTCAGCGTAACTATCTGGACTTTTTTACAGACCTGCCTTGGGGAACTTATTCCAAAGATATTTTTGATCTGAAGAAAGCACAAAAAGTTCTGGACAAAGCTCATTTTGGACTGGAGGACATCAAGAAAAGAATACTGGAACACATGGCTGTTCTGAAGCTGAAGAACGACATGAAATCTCCGATTCTATGTCTTGCAGGCCCTCCGGGAGTTGGTAAAACTTCTTTAGGAAAGTCTATTGCTGATGCCTTGGGAAGAAAGTATATCCGTATTTCTTTGGGAGGACTTCATGATGAAAGCGAAATCCGCGGACACCGCAAAACATATATTGGTGCTATGGCCGGAAGAATCCTTCAGGCAATAAAAAAAGCAGGAACATCTAACCCTGTCATTGTTTTAGACGAGATCGATAAGATTGGTACTGGTGTACATGGTGATCCGTCTTCTGCTCTTTTAGAAGTTTTAGACCCGGAACAAAACAATTCTTTCTACGATAACTTCTTAGAATATGGTTACGATTTGTCCAAAGCTATGTTTATTGCTACAGCTAATAATCTTGGCGCTATACAACGTCCATTATTAGACAGAATGGAGATTATAGACATCTCCGGATATACACTGGAGGAAAAAACCGAGATTGCTAAAAGACACCTTATCAGTAAACAATTAAAAGAAAATGGACTAACATCGGATGCAATAAAACTTGGAAACAAAGAAATTGCACACATTATTGAAGCACACACTTCTGAAAGTGGTGTAAGAAGACTAGAGAAAAATATTGCATCTGTTGTACGCTGGGTTGCTTTACAAAAAGCAATGGAGCAGGAATATGATACAAAAATCACAGTAGAAAAGATTGATGAAATCCTAGGGGTTCCACGTCCTAAAAGTCTTTCTGAAACCACAAATGTACCGGGAGTTGTCACCGGACTTGCATGGACAAGTGTAGGAGGTGATATTCTGTTTATTGAAAGCATATTATCTAAAGGTAAAGGCACAACCATAACAATGACCGGAAACCTGGGTAATGTTATGAAAGAGTCTGCTACTATTGCTTTAGAATATATCAAGGCTAAGTATGAAGAACTGGGTATGACGGAAGAACAACTAACGGATAAAAACATCCACATTCACGTACCTGAAGGCGCTACTCCTAAAGACGGTCCTTCCGCAGGTATTGCCATGTTAACTTCTATGGTTTCCAGCTTTACCAACAAAAAGGTAAAATCTAATCTGGCTATGACCGGAGAAATTACACTCCGCGGGAAAGTTCTCCCTGTAGGTGGAATCAAAGAAAAATTGCTTGCTGCTACACGCGCCGGCATCAAAGATGTTATTTTATGCGAGGCCAACCGTAAGGATGTTGAAGAAATAAAGAAAGAATATCTTAAAAATCTAAACATTCATTATGTAAACAAAATGAAAGAAGTAATAGAAATAGCACTTTAG
- a CDS encoding sulfite exporter TauE/SafE family protein, which translates to MDFALAISAIGLGFASGFHCIGMCGPIALSMGLTKQQQTNFYLQNLTYQFGRILTYTVLGAILGIIGEGFEMAGFQQVLTISVGIMLIIMALFSFGGKDFASRIPFINNALLKVKINLGKLLQKADYKSRFTTGLLNGLLPCGMVYMALTASLAAGGVWQGAAFMGIFGLGTFPFMFAVVLVGNLMNQALRIKVLKVIPIVMIILGGLFILRGMEIGIPYLSPASEAMGISKDAASCHTPGHSSEEHSH; encoded by the coding sequence ATGGACTTCGCATTAGCCATATCAGCCATAGGATTGGGTTTTGCATCCGGATTTCACTGTATCGGGATGTGTGGCCCTATTGCTCTTTCTATGGGGCTGACTAAGCAACAGCAGACCAATTTCTATCTGCAAAATCTGACATACCAGTTCGGACGTATACTTACATATACCGTTTTAGGTGCCATTTTGGGCATTATAGGCGAAGGATTTGAGATGGCAGGGTTCCAACAGGTTCTTACTATTTCCGTTGGAATTATGCTTATTATTATGGCTTTATTTTCTTTCGGAGGAAAAGACTTTGCTTCCAGAATACCTTTCATCAATAATGCATTGCTAAAAGTAAAAATCAATCTGGGCAAATTACTTCAGAAAGCAGATTACAAATCTCGCTTTACAACAGGCTTACTAAACGGTCTTTTACCATGTGGTATGGTTTATATGGCACTTACAGCTTCACTGGCTGCCGGTGGCGTATGGCAGGGTGCTGCTTTTATGGGAATTTTCGGACTTGGCACTTTTCCATTTATGTTTGCCGTTGTACTAGTCGGAAACTTAATGAACCAGGCTTTGAGAATAAAAGTTTTAAAAGTTATTCCTATCGTTATGATTATCCTTGGTGGGCTTTTTATTCTTCGTGGTATGGAAATAGGTATTCCTTACCTTTCTCCTGCTTCAGAGGCTATGGGAATCTCCAAAGATGCAGCAAGCTGCCATACTCCGGGACACAGCTCTGAAGAACATTCACACTAA
- a CDS encoding DoxX family membrane protein, translating to MKIVKFIIFLLFGLMFIQAGLDKFFHFMPTPQLTEEQKKIFGAIMEIGWLLPLVAVVEITGGLLVIFPKTRALGAIIILPVMVGIVLHNLKDTTGLPIAAPLALINLWMLIDNSNKYKNLIS from the coding sequence ATGAAAATTGTAAAATTCATTATTTTCCTATTGTTTGGGCTCATGTTTATTCAAGCCGGGCTGGACAAATTTTTTCATTTTATGCCTACTCCACAATTAACAGAAGAGCAGAAAAAAATATTTGGGGCTATTATGGAAATTGGCTGGCTTCTTCCCTTAGTCGCGGTTGTTGAAATTACTGGCGGACTATTAGTTATATTCCCTAAAACAAGAGCCTTGGGTGCTATTATTATTTTACCCGTTATGGTAGGGATAGTTCTGCATAATCTGAAAGACACTACAGGATTACCTATTGCCGCTCCTTTGGCATTAATCAATCTCTGGATGCTTATAGACAACAGCAACAAATACAAAAACCTGATCAGCTAA
- the serS gene encoding serine--tRNA ligase yields the protein MLQVNFLRDEKARVLEGLQKRNFKNLELVDLAVSTDDQRKKIQFELDSQLSEMNKISKEIGALMKEGKKEEAEAAKQKTTDIKERSKELQHELNEVEKSLLQILYQIPNIPHELVKAGVSETDNEIVFQNCDVQGLGEGAIPHWELAAKYNIINFELGVKIAGAGFPVYLGKGARLQRGLVQYFLDKNTEAGYIEVNPPHVVNEASGYGTGQLPDKEGQMYYINEDQLYLIPTAEVPVTNLYRDELLEERQLPILHTAFSQCYRREAGSYGAHVRGLNRLHQFEKVEIVRIEKPENSYAALDGMVEHVKGILEDLGLPYRILRLCGGDTGFGAAMTYDFEVWSAAQEKWLEVSSVSNFESFQANRLKCRYKADGKTQLVHTLNGSAMALPRIMAAILENNQTADGIAIPEKLRAYTGFDKI from the coding sequence ATGTTACAAGTTAATTTTTTGCGTGATGAGAAAGCACGCGTTTTAGAAGGTTTACAAAAGAGAAATTTCAAAAATCTTGAGTTGGTAGACTTGGCTGTGTCCACAGATGACCAACGCAAGAAAATTCAGTTTGAACTTGACTCACAACTTTCCGAAATGAACAAAATCTCGAAAGAGATTGGTGCTTTAATGAAAGAAGGCAAAAAAGAGGAAGCTGAAGCAGCGAAGCAAAAGACTACAGACATTAAAGAAAGAAGTAAAGAACTTCAGCATGAATTAAATGAAGTTGAAAAATCGCTTTTACAGATCCTTTATCAGATTCCAAATATCCCTCATGAGCTTGTGAAGGCCGGAGTGTCTGAAACGGATAATGAAATTGTATTCCAGAATTGTGATGTTCAGGGTTTAGGCGAAGGTGCAATTCCACATTGGGAACTAGCGGCTAAATATAACATCATTAATTTTGAATTAGGGGTGAAAATTGCCGGAGCAGGTTTCCCTGTTTATTTAGGCAAAGGAGCGCGTTTACAACGTGGATTAGTACAATACTTTCTGGATAAGAATACTGAAGCCGGATATATTGAAGTAAATCCGCCACATGTAGTAAATGAAGCTTCTGGATACGGAACAGGTCAGCTGCCTGATAAAGAAGGTCAGATGTATTACATCAACGAAGATCAGTTATACCTTATACCTACTGCAGAAGTGCCGGTAACTAACCTTTACAGAGACGAGTTATTGGAGGAAAGACAATTACCTATTCTGCATACTGCGTTTTCTCAGTGTTACAGAAGAGAAGCAGGATCTTATGGTGCTCATGTAAGAGGATTAAACAGATTGCACCAGTTTGAAAAAGTAGAAATTGTAAGAATTGAAAAACCAGAAAATTCTTATGCTGCTTTAGACGGAATGGTAGAGCACGTAAAAGGTATTCTTGAAGATCTTGGACTTCCTTACCGTATACTTAGACTATGTGGTGGAGATACAGGATTTGGAGCTGCTATGACATATGATTTCGAAGTATGGAGTGCTGCACAAGAAAAATGGTTAGAAGTAAGTTCAGTTTCTAACTTTGAGTCTTTCCAGGCAAACAGACTTAAGTGTCGTTATAAAGCAGATGGTAAGACACAGCTTGTACATACATTGAATGGTTCTGCAATGGCATTACCACGTATTATGGCTGCGATCTTAGAGAACAATCAGACGGCAGACGGAATTGCTATTCCGGAGAAATTAAGAGCTTATACAGGATTTGATAAAATCTAA
- a CDS encoding (Fe-S)-binding protein: protein MDFTIKTMADYMAEGKSPEVLFWVGCAGSFDDRAKKITKAFAKLLNKIGVEFAVLGQEESCTGDPAKRAGNEFVFQMMALTNIEILNAYEVKKIVTACPHCFNTLKNEYPELGGHYEVMHHTQFLKELMADGRLKIEGGSFKGRRITFHDPCYLGRANDEYEAPRQLLEKLDAELVEMKRCKTNGLCCGAGGAQMFKEPEKGNKDINIERTEEALELKPNIVATGCPFCNTMMTDGVKHFNKNEEVQVKDIVELIAEAEEL from the coding sequence ATGGACTTCACTATAAAGACAATGGCTGATTATATGGCTGAAGGCAAATCTCCGGAAGTATTATTCTGGGTAGGTTGTGCCGGAAGTTTCGATGATCGTGCTAAAAAGATAACTAAAGCTTTTGCTAAACTTCTGAATAAAATAGGAGTTGAATTTGCTGTACTGGGACAAGAAGAGAGCTGTACAGGCGACCCTGCAAAGCGTGCAGGTAACGAGTTTGTTTTCCAGATGATGGCATTAACCAACATAGAAATCCTAAACGCATACGAAGTAAAAAAAATTGTAACAGCTTGTCCACACTGTTTTAATACGCTGAAAAATGAATATCCGGAATTAGGAGGTCATTATGAAGTGATGCATCATACACAATTCCTAAAGGAATTAATGGCTGATGGAAGACTGAAAATAGAAGGCGGAAGTTTTAAAGGAAGAAGAATTACTTTCCATGATCCATGTTATCTTGGTCGTGCAAATGATGAATATGAGGCACCAAGACAGCTCCTTGAAAAATTGGATGCAGAGCTTGTAGAAATGAAGCGTTGTAAGACCAACGGGCTTTGTTGTGGAGCAGGAGGTGCACAAATGTTTAAAGAGCCTGAAAAAGGTAATAAAGATATTAATATCGAAAGAACAGAAGAAGCGCTGGAACTGAAACCAAATATTGTAGCAACGGGATGTCCGTTCTGTAATACAATGATGACAGATGGTGTGAAGCATTTTAATAAAAATGAAGAAGTTCAGGTAAAAGATATTGTTGAGCTTATAGCTGAGGCAGAAGAATTGTAG
- a CDS encoding peptidylprolyl isomerase, whose protein sequence is MAVLSEIRKRPWILIGFLAIALLAFLVNPDSLDKVFGKDPNILGKVNGEKITREELDDQIFLLQQQSQGQPREALEEQAWQMLIQSKLIKQQFEKMGLKLTDEMFWNQIQYDPMFAQNPQLVDEKGNFKVQELKKEIEAMKAQNPEQYANWLKMKKGIEYRIMARQFFANVTAGVTANNKESAEILKERDQLANIDYVKVDYAAFARVNNVKVTTQDLADYIKKHPLMFKADPSRNIGIVLFPAKPSAQDEAATQTEINKLNTQGVDMGAGVESFQNTKNDSMFVTVNSDVPFNSQFLALAQQPEEIRSFLGSAAVGQSFGPYKVQDRYYVVSKLVGKQPSDSVKSRHILIAFKGSPADQAGKEKRTKEQAKKLADSIGVVVKANPAKFTEFLKFSADPGSAAQGGELGWTTPETPFVPEFKAYLAANPKGATGVVETQFGYHIINIEDKKPGAMGYKVANLVKEIKASDKTNSTVYTEANKFIQEVQGKSFNDFSNIAKKKNYTFANPKMAKRFQGQIQGINTDKDADVLAWAFDKKTKAGDTNIFTTSNGDYVVAYLNGKQDAGLADPESVRSEIEPIVKNQLLAKKIIEKIDAQKPSSLDQVAKLFGVAKESGQINILNPALGGGMEPKVAGAAFGAKANQLSKPVEGVAGVYVVVKKSVAENKQGGDAKSIAQALMQQGSQMYGQALLKSLQDKADIKDYRIEIYNKAAAGQH, encoded by the coding sequence ATGGCAGTTTTAAGTGAAATTAGAAAGAGGCCTTGGATCCTGATAGGTTTTTTAGCCATCGCGCTTTTGGCTTTCCTGGTTAATCCAGATAGCCTGGACAAAGTATTTGGTAAAGATCCTAATATTTTAGGAAAAGTAAACGGAGAAAAAATCACCCGTGAAGAACTGGATGATCAGATTTTCCTTTTGCAACAACAGTCTCAGGGACAGCCTAGAGAGGCTTTAGAAGAGCAAGCTTGGCAAATGCTTATTCAGTCTAAACTAATCAAACAACAGTTTGAGAAAATGGGACTGAAACTAACTGACGAGATGTTCTGGAATCAGATCCAGTACGATCCGATGTTTGCTCAGAATCCTCAATTGGTAGATGAAAAAGGAAACTTTAAAGTACAGGAACTTAAAAAAGAAATCGAGGCTATGAAAGCTCAGAATCCTGAGCAGTACGCTAACTGGCTTAAAATGAAAAAAGGTATTGAATACCGTATCATGGCAAGACAGTTCTTTGCAAACGTTACTGCCGGAGTTACTGCCAATAATAAAGAATCTGCTGAAATCTTGAAAGAAAGAGATCAGTTGGCAAATATCGATTACGTTAAAGTAGATTATGCTGCATTTGCACGTGTCAACAACGTAAAAGTTACAACTCAGGATCTTGCAGATTATATTAAAAAACATCCATTGATGTTCAAAGCAGATCCAAGCAGAAATATCGGGATTGTATTGTTCCCGGCTAAACCAAGTGCCCAGGATGAAGCTGCTACTCAGACAGAAATTAACAAGCTGAATACTCAGGGCGTTGATATGGGGGCGGGAGTAGAAAGTTTCCAGAATACAAAGAACGATTCAATGTTCGTTACTGTTAATTCTGATGTACCTTTCAATTCTCAGTTCTTAGCATTGGCTCAGCAGCCGGAAGAAATCAGAAGTTTCTTAGGTAGTGCCGCTGTAGGACAATCATTTGGGCCATACAAAGTACAGGATCGTTACTATGTTGTTTCTAAATTAGTTGGAAAACAGCCTAGTGATTCTGTAAAATCAAGACATATTCTTATTGCTTTCAAAGGAAGCCCGGCTGATCAGGCAGGAAAAGAGAAAAGAACAAAAGAGCAGGCTAAAAAACTTGCAGATAGTATTGGAGTTGTTGTAAAAGCAAATCCTGCTAAATTTACTGAGTTCCTTAAGTTTTCGGCTGATCCGGGATCTGCTGCACAAGGAGGTGAATTGGGATGGACTACACCAGAAACTCCATTTGTTCCTGAATTTAAAGCATATTTAGCGGCAAATCCAAAAGGAGCTACAGGTGTTGTCGAAACTCAGTTTGGTTATCATATCATCAACATCGAAGATAAGAAGCCTGGTGCTATGGGTTACAAAGTGGCTAATCTTGTAAAAGAGATCAAAGCTTCTGATAAAACAAATAGTACTGTTTACACTGAAGCAAATAAATTTATTCAGGAAGTACAGGGTAAAAGCTTCAATGATTTTAGCAACATTGCAAAGAAAAAGAACTATACTTTTGCTAACCCAAAAATGGCAAAACGTTTCCAGGGACAAATCCAGGGAATCAATACAGATAAAGATGCAGATGTATTAGCATGGGCATTTGATAAGAAAACAAAAGCAGGTGATACTAATATCTTTACTACAAGTAATGGTGATTATGTGGTAGCTTACCTGAACGGAAAACAAGATGCAGGTCTTGCTGATCCGGAATCAGTACGTTCGGAAATTGAACCAATTGTAAAGAACCAGCTGTTAGCTAAAAAGATTATCGAAAAGATTGATGCCCAGAAGCCTTCTTCATTGGATCAGGTTGCAAAACTTTTCGGGGTTGCTAAAGAAAGCGGACAGATTAACATCCTGAATCCTGCATTGGGTGGAGGAATGGAGCCTAAAGTTGCTGGTGCTGCATTTGGAGCAAAAGCGAACCAGCTTTCTAAGCCAGTGGAAGGTGTTGCCGGAGTATATGTAGTGGTTAAAAAGTCTGTTGCTGAAAACAAACAGGGTGGAGATGCGAAGTCAATTGCTCAGGCATTGATGCAGCAAGGATCACAGATGTACGGACAGGCTTTATTAAAGAGCCTTCAGGACAAAGCTGATATTAAAGACTACAGAATTGAAATTTATAATAAGGCAGCTGCAGGCCAGCATTAA
- a CDS encoding MlaD family protein, with product MKISKEVKAGLIAILAIVGFVILFQFMKGKSLFSTDDSYYVKYDNVEGLAKSSPVSINGLKVGQVTEIKPMTQNNGHIYFVVKISVNNDFVFSKNSSVEIFEPGLMSGKEIRVNLAYNQPYAKNGDTLKGAFKQSMMNSLSSQVGPVKDKLTSVLSRLDSAVASTNKIMDDENRREIKLLLRNLNGTVESFRITSQQTNKLLAGSEGRLNNVLDNANKTMITANSTVDKYGKVAESINTKQLNDAVAKLSETSDQLNRVIAGIESGKGSLGKLTKDEELYNNLNKSAASLNALMEDLKANPKRYINISVFGKSTK from the coding sequence GTGAAAATTTCCAAAGAAGTTAAAGCAGGACTTATAGCAATTTTGGCCATCGTTGGTTTTGTTATTCTTTTTCAATTTATGAAAGGAAAGAGTTTGTTCTCAACAGATGACAGCTACTATGTAAAATATGACAATGTAGAAGGCCTCGCAAAATCAAGCCCTGTGTCCATCAATGGATTGAAAGTTGGTCAGGTTACAGAGATTAAACCCATGACCCAGAATAATGGTCATATCTATTTTGTGGTTAAAATTAGTGTTAATAATGATTTTGTTTTTTCAAAAAATTCAAGTGTTGAAATTTTTGAACCCGGGCTAATGTCGGGTAAAGAAATCAGAGTTAATCTGGCGTACAATCAGCCATATGCTAAGAATGGTGATACTCTGAAAGGAGCTTTCAAACAATCTATGATGAATAGTCTTTCGTCCCAAGTAGGACCGGTAAAAGATAAACTAACATCTGTATTATCCCGTCTTGATTCTGCTGTAGCGAGTACCAACAAAATTATGGATGATGAAAACAGAAGAGAAATTAAGCTCCTTCTGAGAAATCTTAATGGTACAGTTGAATCATTCAGAATAACATCACAACAAACCAACAAGCTATTGGCTGGTAGTGAAGGAAGGCTGAATAATGTATTGGATAATGCCAACAAAACAATGATTACAGCAAACAGTACTGTAGATAAATATGGTAAAGTGGCTGAAAGCATTAATACAAAACAGCTGAATGATGCAGTTGCTAAATTAAGCGAAACATCTGATCAGCTAAACAGGGTTATTGCCGGAATAGAATCCGGAAAAGGTTCTTTAGGCAAACTAACAAAAGATGAAGAGCTCTATAATAATCTTAATAAGTCTGCCGCTTCGCTTAATGCGTTGATGGAAGATCTTAAAGCAAACCCGAAACGTTATATTAATATTTCGGTATTTGGTAAATCTACTAAATAA
- a CDS encoding (Fe-S)-binding protein gives MQYIDNILFLILIVVGFGLFFKSLKELTRNVNLGKDIDRSDNKNERWAVMGRVALGQGKMVKRPVAGILHILVYLGFIIVNLELAEIFIDGLFGTHRFLAGVLGLGFYNVFTAVLEVMAFLVAVSIAIFFIRRNIIHIRRLNMKELLGWPKNDANWILVIEFSLMMAFFLMNSSDLVLMTREGDVKGYFPFSQSLFGVFNGFGDTTLHILEKGAWWFHIIGVFFFMNYLYYSKHLHIIFAFPNTWFANLQKKGKFNNLTSVTKEIKLMMDPNADPYAAAPADADPNAVPDKFGANDVFDLNKVQLLNAYSCTECGRCTAVCPANITGKKLSPRRIMMATRDRLEEVGKNINKNGKFVDDGKKLLDDYISREELWACTTCNACVEACPVLIDPLSIIFEMRRFMVMEQSSAPQELNLMMTNIENNAAPWQYNQADRLNWANES, from the coding sequence ATGCAATATATTGATAACATTTTGTTTCTTATCCTTATTGTCGTAGGTTTTGGACTTTTCTTTAAAAGCCTGAAAGAACTTACAAGAAATGTTAATTTAGGTAAGGATATCGACCGTTCAGATAATAAAAATGAGCGTTGGGCCGTTATGGGACGGGTGGCTCTTGGTCAGGGCAAAATGGTAAAAAGACCCGTAGCGGGCATATTGCATATACTGGTTTATTTAGGGTTTATTATTGTAAATCTTGAACTTGCAGAAATTTTTATCGATGGACTTTTTGGTACTCACCGTTTCCTGGCGGGAGTATTGGGATTAGGTTTCTATAATGTGTTTACAGCAGTTTTGGAGGTTATGGCATTTTTAGTTGCTGTATCTATTGCTATTTTCTTTATCAGAAGAAATATTATACATATCCGTCGTTTGAATATGAAAGAGCTTCTGGGCTGGCCAAAGAATGATGCCAACTGGATTCTTGTAATTGAATTTTCACTGATGATGGCTTTCTTTTTAATGAATTCATCAGATTTAGTGTTGATGACAAGAGAAGGTGATGTTAAAGGATATTTTCCGTTTAGTCAGAGTTTATTTGGCGTGTTCAATGGATTTGGAGACACAACACTTCATATTTTAGAAAAAGGAGCATGGTGGTTCCATATTATAGGAGTATTCTTTTTTATGAACTACTTGTATTACTCAAAGCATCTGCATATTATTTTTGCTTTCCCTAATACATGGTTTGCAAATCTTCAGAAGAAAGGGAAATTCAATAACCTTACATCTGTTACAAAAGAAATAAAGCTAATGATGGATCCAAATGCGGACCCATATGCAGCTGCACCTGCCGATGCAGATCCAAATGCAGTTCCTGATAAATTTGGAGCAAATGATGTATTCGACCTTAATAAAGTACAATTGCTTAATGCCTATTCGTGTACAGAATGTGGTCGCTGTACAGCTGTTTGTCCGGCTAATATTACGGGTAAAAAGCTCTCTCCACGCCGTATTATGATGGCAACGAGAGACAGACTGGAGGAAGTTGGTAAAAACATAAATAAAAACGGGAAGTTTGTAGACGATGGTAAAAAGCTTCTTGATGATTATATTTCCCGTGAAGAGTTATGGGCTTGTACAACTTGTAATGCATGTGTAGAAGCTTGTCCGGTACTTATAGATCCGCTTTCCATTATATTTGAAATGAGAAGGTTTATGGTAATGGAACAGTCTTCGGCACCACAGGAACTTAACCTGATGATGACGAATATTGAAAACAATGCTGCACCTTGGCAATATAATCAGGCAGACAGACTAAACTGGGCAAACGAAAGCTAA